In Haliaeetus albicilla chromosome 2, bHalAlb1.1, whole genome shotgun sequence, a single genomic region encodes these proteins:
- the ZNF335 gene encoding zinc finger protein 335 isoform X6 yields the protein MEENAVESSSDAAPQAAREEPSESGLGVGTSEAVSADSSDAASAPGPLSRADDSGVGQSSDSSGVSLEEVSESSSSTDAIPRIYLPDSSSIAQSTLVSSVSTVSQSIMVSESPQVLVHSSVITDGATIVSDSTASTSSDLGSAIDKIIESTIGPDIIQSCIAVTSAEDGGAETTQYLILQGPDDGAPMVSQMATSALANSLAIEAVADGPTSTCLDQPGPSDPSEQLEVLELPAQPDQAREADGGEELDQPDMETLEEMMEVVVVQQFKCKMCQYKSISKKTLINHMKERHFQPVGSALALKKGRSRKGASAPKTAEEEVPEEEEEDDIMDAGAIDDPEEDSDYNPAEDEPRGRQPKYSRTVPTSSEERPRRRPGRPRKFPRLEDMPQDVPEGGEVEPLVTSQSTPSRELQNSEAASSSGLENGTSESLAEPSISQSDSENKDPSSNTGPEDADVIPRRRGRPSRRFLGKKYRKYMGRRYYYKSPKPLMRPYLCRICGSRFLTHDDLRFHVNSHEANDPQLFKCLQCSYRSRRWSSLKEHMFNHVGSKPYKCEECNYTSVYKKDVIRHSTVHSRDRKKRADPPPKLNSFPCPVCNRIYPMQKRLTQHMKTHSTEKPHMCDKCGKSFKKRYTFKMHLLTHIQAIANRRFKCEFCDYVCEDKKVLLNHQLSHMNDKPYKCSFCKYSTFREDFLVSHMAVKHTGGKPFACEFCHFTTKHKKNLRLHVHCRHPDSFEEWAQRHPEEPPCRRRPFFTLQQIEELKQQHSQVQAPAEPEASPPAVPGAEPPILSQDSLGGATIIYEQDVAGSAELATQTALDLLLNMSTQRELATGSLQVAVVKPGDSGEAQAPCEPHAQEEGAETEEQQQKLVTLHMAEPGETLVQEAYEEATLGGSELQQITIPFGGATEYSIITPISEEIQAPGTLYSSEEESPAETSHAVVVSEAVMTEEALKEHNNHYIMSSGIPGSQFHHIEPLSGDAAFPSPVEGQEAQPASVKWPLVQCVTRQLQKDSSLSPASEGQEISSPKVKWPALQGMAKKLSCKVSTAKKLSCKISTAKKFSCKICTAMFTGRAEMESHKRAHIGPSTFKCPDCPFTAALWPEVRSHMVQHASLRPHKCTHCSFASKNKKDLRRHMLTHTNEKPFACQICGQRFNRNGHLKFHMQRLHSSEGKRPGGPAAAAQQTIILNSDEDTLATLQTALQSGQAVLAPERLQQALGQEHIIVAQEQSITSQEEATYIQEITTADGQTVQHLVTSDNQVQYIIAQDGVQHLLPHEYVVVPEGHHIQVQDGQITHIQYEQGSQFLQEPQIQYMPVSPEQQLVTQAQLEAAAHSAVSAVADAAMAQAQGVFTAEATAEQIQQLQQGIHYDVITLAD from the exons ATGGAGGAGAATGCGGTGGAGAGCAGCAGCGACGCGGCCCCGCAGGCGGCGCGGGAGGAGCCCTCCGAGAGCGGCCTGGGCGTCGGGACCTCGGAGGCCGTGTCGGCCGACAGCAGCGACGCCGCCTCGGCCCCCGGACCCCTCTCCCGAGCGGACGACTCCGGCGTGGGCCAGAGCTCCGACAGCAGCGGGGTCTCCTTG gaaGAGGTGTCGGAGAGCAGCTCCAGCACGGATGCCATTCCCCGGATTTACCTGCCAGATTCATCCTCCATCGCCCAGTCCACCTTGGTCTCCAGTGTCTCCACTGTGAGCCAATCCATCATGGTGTCGGAGTCCCCACAAGTCCTGGTCCACTCCAGCGTCATCACTGATGGGGCCACAATCGTGTCAGACTCCACTGCGTCCACTTCCTCGGACCTAGGTTCTGCCATTGACAAAATCATCGAGTCCACAATTGGGCCTGACATCATCCAGA gCTGCATCGCTGTGACCAGTGCAGAGGATGGTGGGGCAGAGACTACGCAGTACCTTATTCTGCAGGGGCCCGATGATG GTGCCCCCATGGTGTCCCAGATGGCCACTTCTGCTCTGGCCAATAGCTTGGCGATAGAAGCTGTTGCTGATGGACCTACCTCCACATGCCTTGACCAGCCTGGTCCTTCAGACCCTTCGGAACAGTTGGAAGTGCTGGAGCTGCCCGCGCAGCCAGATCAGGCCCGAGAGGCGGATGGTGGGGAGGAGCTGGACCAGCCGGACATGGAGACCCTGGAAGAGAtgatggaggtggtggtggtgcagcAGTTCAAGTGCAAGATGTGTCAGTACAAGAGCATCTCCAAGAAAACGCTAATTAACCACATGAAAGAGCGGCACTTCCAGCCAG TGGGTTCAGCTCTGGCTTTGAAGAAGGGACGTTCACGAAAGGGGGCGTCTGCTCCAAAGACTGCAGAGGAGGAGGTCccagaagaagaagaggaggatgaTATCATGGATGCTGGTGCTATTGATGACCCTGAAG AGGATAGTGACTATAACCCAGCTGAGGATGAGCCCCGTGGGCGACAGCCCAAGTACAGCCGCACTGTCCCCACATCCAGCGAGGAGAGGCCACGTCGACGCCCGGGGAGACCCCGCAAGTTTCCACGTCTGGAGGACATGCCCCAGGATGTGCCTGAAG GAGGGGAGGTGGAGCCCTTGGTGACATCCCAAAGCACACCGAGCCGTGAGCTGCAGAACTCGGAAGCAGCCAGTTCCTCTGGCTTGGAGAACGGGACCAGCGAGAGCCTGGCAGAGCCCAGCATCAGCCAGTCTGATTCCGAGAACAAGGACCCTTCCTCCAACACCGGCCCTGAGGATGCAGATGTCATCCCCAGGAGGCGAGGGCGGCCCTCCCGCCGCTTCCTGGGCAAGAAATACCGCAAGTACATGGGGCGCAG GTACTACTACAAGTCACCCAAGCCCCTGATGAGGCCCTACCTGTGTCGGATCTGTGGCTCACGTTTCCTCACGCACGATGATCTGCGTTTCCACGTCAACTCGCACGAGGCCAATGACCCGCAGCTCTTTAAGTGTCTTCAGTGCAGCTACCGCTCCCGGCGCTGGTCCTCCCTCAAG GAACACATGTTCAACCACGTGGGCAGCAAACCCTACAAGTGCGAGGAGTGCAATTACACCAGCGTGTACAAGAAGGATGTCATCCGGCACTCCACAGTGCACAGCCGGGATAG gaagaagAGAGCTGATCCG cccccaaAGCTGAACTCCTTCCCGTGCCCCGTATGCAACCGTATCTACCCCATGCAGAAGAGGCTTACCCAGCACATGAAGACGCACAGCACGGAGAAACCCCACATGTGTGACAAG TGCGGGAAGTCCTTTAAGAAGCGCTACACCTTCAAGATGCACCTGCTGACGCACATCCAGGCGATTGCCAACCGCAG GTTCAAGTGTGAGTTCTGTGACTACGTCTGCGAGGACAAAAAGGTCCTGCTGAATCACCAGCTGTCGCACATGAACGACAAGCCCTACAAGTGCAGCTTCTGCAAGTACTCCACCTTCCGGGAGGACTTCCTGGTGTCGCACATGGCTGTCAAGCACACGG GAGGGAAGCCATTTGCTTGCGAGTTCTGTCACTTCACCACCAAGCACAAGAAGAACCTGCGCCTCCATGTGCACTGCCGCCATCCTGACTCCTTCGAGGAGTGGGCACAGAGGCACCCCGAGGAGCcgccctgccgccgccgccccttCTTCACCCTGCAGCAGATCGAggagctgaagcagcagcacagccaggtgcAGGCCCCGGCTGAGCCAGAGGCAAGTCCACCG GCCGTCCCGGGAGCAGAGCCCCCCATACTCTCGCAGGATTCCCTGGGAGGGGCCACCATCATTTATGAACAAG ATGTGGCTGGATCAGCAGAACTGGCCACGCAGACCGCCCTGGATCTCCTGCTGAACATGAGCACTCAGCGAGAGCTGGCCACGGGCTCGCTGCAG GTGGCAGTGGTGAAGCCAGGTGATTCAGGAGAGGCGCAGGCCCCCTGTGAGCCACATGCACAGGAGGAGGGGGCAGAGactgaggagcagcagcagaagttgGTGACGCTGCACATGGCAGAGCCTGGGGAGACGTTGGTGCAGGAGGCTTATGAGGAAGCGACCTTGGGTGGCTCAGAACTACAGCAGATCACTATCCCCTTTGGCGGGGCGACAGAGTACAGCATCATCACACCCATCAGTGAGGAGATTCAGGCTCCAGGCACGCTGTACAG CAGTGAAGAGGAGAGCCCTGCAGAGACCTCCCATGCAGTTGTGGTGAGTGAAGCTGTGATGACAGAGGAGGCTCTGAAGGAGCATAACAATCACTATATCATGTCGTCCGGCATTCCAGGGAGCCAGTTCCATCACATTGAG CCCCTCAGCGGGGACGCTGCCTTTCCCTCGCCTGTGGAGGGCCAGGAGGCACAGCCTGCCAGCGTCAAGTGGCCCCTGGTGCAGTGTGTCACCAGGCAGCTCCAGAAGGACTCGTCTTTATCCCCAGCCTCCGAGGGACAGGAAATCTCATCCCCAAAGGTCAAGTGGCCTGCGCTCCAAGGCATGGCCAAGAAGCTCTCATGCAAGGTTTCCACAGCCAAGAAGCTCTCGTGCAAGATTTCCACAGCCAAAAAGTTTTCATGCAAGATTTGCACAGCCATGTTCACAGGGAGAGCAGAAATGGAGAGTCACAAGAGAGCCCACATTGGGCCCAGCACCTTCAAGTGTCCTGACTGTCCATTCACTGCAGCCCTCTGGCCGGAGGTTCGG AGCCACATGGTGCAGCATGCCAGCCTTCGGCCACACAAGTGCACCCACTGCAGCTTTGCCTCCAAGAACAAGAAGGACCTGCGCAGGCATATGCTGACACACACCAACGAGAAACCCTTTGCCTGCCAGATCTGTGGGCAGAG GTTCAACCGTAATGGGCACCTCAAGTTCCACATGCAGCGTTTGCACAGCTCGGAGGGGAAAAGGCCAGGGGggcctgcagctgctgcccagcagacCATCATCCTGAACAGTGATGAGGACACACTGGCCACCCTGCAGA CGGCTCTGCAGTCCGGCCAGGCAGTGCTGGCTCCTGAGCGGCTGCAGCAGGCTCTGGGGCAGGAGCACATCATCGTCGCACAGGAGCAGAGCATCACGAGCCAG GAGGAGGCTACTTACATCCAGGAGATCACAACTGCCGACGGACAGACAGTACAGCACTTAGTGACCTCTGACAACCAG GTTCAGTACATCATTGCCCAGGATGGTGTACAGCACTTGCTTCCCCATGAGTATGTTGTTGTCCCGGAAGGACATCACATCCAG GTACAGGATGGTCAGATCACCCACATCCAGTATGAGCAGGGCAGCCAGTTCCTCCAGGAGCCGCAG aTCCAGTACATGCCTGTCTCACCTGAGCAGCAGCTTGTCACCCAGGCACAGCTGGAGGCAGCTGCACACTCGGCAGTCTCAG cagtggCTGATGCTGCGATGGCCCAGGCGCAGGGCGTGTTCACCGCCGAGGCGACGGCTGAGCAgatccagcagctgcagcaggggatCCACTACGATGTCATCACGCTGGCGGACTAG
- the ZNF335 gene encoding zinc finger protein 335 isoform X4: MEENAVESSSDAAPQAAREEPSESGLGVGTSEAVSADSSDAASAPGPLSRADDSGVGQSSDSSGVSLEEVSESSSSTDAIPRIYLPDSSSIAQSTLVSSVSTVSQSIMVSESPQVLVHSSVITDGATIVSDSTASTSSDLGSAIDKIIESTIGPDIIQSCIAVTSAEDGGAETTQYLILQGPDDGAPMVSQMATSALANSLAIEAVADGPTSTCLDQPGPSDPSEQLEVLELPAQPDQAREADGGEELDQPDMETLEEMMEVVVVQQFKCKMCQYKSISKKTLINHMKERHFQPVGSALALKKGRSRKGASAPKTAEEEVPEEEEEDDIMDAGAIDDPEEDSDYNPAEDEPRGRQPKYSRTVPTSSEERPRRRPGRPRKFPRLEDMPQDVPEGGEVEPLVTSQSTPSRELQNSEAASSSGLENGTSESLAEPSISQSDSENKDPSSNTGPEDADVIPRRRGRPSRRFLGKKYRKYYYKSPKPLMRPYLCRICGSRFLTHDDLRFHVNSHEANDPQLFKCLQCSYRSRRWSSLKEHMFNHVGSKPYKCEECNYTSVYKKDVIRHSTVHSRDRKKRADPPPKLNSFPCPVCNRIYPMQKRLTQHMKTHSTEKPHMCDKCGKSFKKRYTFKMHLLTHIQAIANRRFKCEFCDYVCEDKKVLLNHQLSHMNDKPYKCSFCKYSTFREDFLVSHMAVKHTGGKPFACEFCHFTTKHKKNLRLHVHCRHPDSFEEWAQRHPEEPPCRRRPFFTLQQIEELKQQHSQVQAPAEPEASPPAPLGPVTYHAVQAVPGAEPPILSQDSLGGATIIYEQDVAGSAELATQTALDLLLNMSTQRELATGSLQVAVVKPGDSGEAQAPCEPHAQEEGAETEEQQQKLVTLHMAEPGETLVQEAYEEATLGGSELQQITIPFGGATEYSIITPISEEIQAPGTLYSSEEESPAETSHAVVVSEAVMTEEALKEHNNHYIMSSGIPGSQFHHIEPLSGDAAFPSPVEGQEAQPASVKWPLVQCVTRQLQKDSSLSPASEGQEISSPKVKWPALQGMAKKLSCKVSTAKKLSCKISTAKKFSCKICTAMFTGRAEMESHKRAHIGPSTFKCPDCPFTAALWPEVRSHMVQHASLRPHKCTHCSFASKNKKDLRRHMLTHTNEKPFACQICGQRFNRNGHLKFHMQRLHSSEGKRPGGPAAAAQQTIILNSDEDTLATLQTALQSGQAVLAPERLQQALGQEHIIVAQEQSITSQEEATYIQEITTADGQTVQHLVTSDNQVQYIIAQDGVQHLLPHEYVVVPEGHHIQVQDGQITHIQYEQGSQFLQEPQIQYMPVSPEQQLVTQAQLEAAAHSAVSAVADAAMAQAQGVFTAEATAEQIQQLQQGIHYDVITLAD, encoded by the exons ATGGAGGAGAATGCGGTGGAGAGCAGCAGCGACGCGGCCCCGCAGGCGGCGCGGGAGGAGCCCTCCGAGAGCGGCCTGGGCGTCGGGACCTCGGAGGCCGTGTCGGCCGACAGCAGCGACGCCGCCTCGGCCCCCGGACCCCTCTCCCGAGCGGACGACTCCGGCGTGGGCCAGAGCTCCGACAGCAGCGGGGTCTCCTTG gaaGAGGTGTCGGAGAGCAGCTCCAGCACGGATGCCATTCCCCGGATTTACCTGCCAGATTCATCCTCCATCGCCCAGTCCACCTTGGTCTCCAGTGTCTCCACTGTGAGCCAATCCATCATGGTGTCGGAGTCCCCACAAGTCCTGGTCCACTCCAGCGTCATCACTGATGGGGCCACAATCGTGTCAGACTCCACTGCGTCCACTTCCTCGGACCTAGGTTCTGCCATTGACAAAATCATCGAGTCCACAATTGGGCCTGACATCATCCAGA gCTGCATCGCTGTGACCAGTGCAGAGGATGGTGGGGCAGAGACTACGCAGTACCTTATTCTGCAGGGGCCCGATGATG GTGCCCCCATGGTGTCCCAGATGGCCACTTCTGCTCTGGCCAATAGCTTGGCGATAGAAGCTGTTGCTGATGGACCTACCTCCACATGCCTTGACCAGCCTGGTCCTTCAGACCCTTCGGAACAGTTGGAAGTGCTGGAGCTGCCCGCGCAGCCAGATCAGGCCCGAGAGGCGGATGGTGGGGAGGAGCTGGACCAGCCGGACATGGAGACCCTGGAAGAGAtgatggaggtggtggtggtgcagcAGTTCAAGTGCAAGATGTGTCAGTACAAGAGCATCTCCAAGAAAACGCTAATTAACCACATGAAAGAGCGGCACTTCCAGCCAG TGGGTTCAGCTCTGGCTTTGAAGAAGGGACGTTCACGAAAGGGGGCGTCTGCTCCAAAGACTGCAGAGGAGGAGGTCccagaagaagaagaggaggatgaTATCATGGATGCTGGTGCTATTGATGACCCTGAAG AGGATAGTGACTATAACCCAGCTGAGGATGAGCCCCGTGGGCGACAGCCCAAGTACAGCCGCACTGTCCCCACATCCAGCGAGGAGAGGCCACGTCGACGCCCGGGGAGACCCCGCAAGTTTCCACGTCTGGAGGACATGCCCCAGGATGTGCCTGAAG GAGGGGAGGTGGAGCCCTTGGTGACATCCCAAAGCACACCGAGCCGTGAGCTGCAGAACTCGGAAGCAGCCAGTTCCTCTGGCTTGGAGAACGGGACCAGCGAGAGCCTGGCAGAGCCCAGCATCAGCCAGTCTGATTCCGAGAACAAGGACCCTTCCTCCAACACCGGCCCTGAGGATGCAGATGTCATCCCCAGGAGGCGAGGGCGGCCCTCCCGCCGCTTCCTGGGCAAGAAATACCGCAA GTACTACTACAAGTCACCCAAGCCCCTGATGAGGCCCTACCTGTGTCGGATCTGTGGCTCACGTTTCCTCACGCACGATGATCTGCGTTTCCACGTCAACTCGCACGAGGCCAATGACCCGCAGCTCTTTAAGTGTCTTCAGTGCAGCTACCGCTCCCGGCGCTGGTCCTCCCTCAAG GAACACATGTTCAACCACGTGGGCAGCAAACCCTACAAGTGCGAGGAGTGCAATTACACCAGCGTGTACAAGAAGGATGTCATCCGGCACTCCACAGTGCACAGCCGGGATAG gaagaagAGAGCTGATCCG cccccaaAGCTGAACTCCTTCCCGTGCCCCGTATGCAACCGTATCTACCCCATGCAGAAGAGGCTTACCCAGCACATGAAGACGCACAGCACGGAGAAACCCCACATGTGTGACAAG TGCGGGAAGTCCTTTAAGAAGCGCTACACCTTCAAGATGCACCTGCTGACGCACATCCAGGCGATTGCCAACCGCAG GTTCAAGTGTGAGTTCTGTGACTACGTCTGCGAGGACAAAAAGGTCCTGCTGAATCACCAGCTGTCGCACATGAACGACAAGCCCTACAAGTGCAGCTTCTGCAAGTACTCCACCTTCCGGGAGGACTTCCTGGTGTCGCACATGGCTGTCAAGCACACGG GAGGGAAGCCATTTGCTTGCGAGTTCTGTCACTTCACCACCAAGCACAAGAAGAACCTGCGCCTCCATGTGCACTGCCGCCATCCTGACTCCTTCGAGGAGTGGGCACAGAGGCACCCCGAGGAGCcgccctgccgccgccgccccttCTTCACCCTGCAGCAGATCGAggagctgaagcagcagcacagccaggtgcAGGCCCCGGCTGAGCCAGAGGCAAGTCCACCG GCACCTCTTGGCCCTGTCACCTACCATGCGGTCCAGGCCGTCCCGGGAGCAGAGCCCCCCATACTCTCGCAGGATTCCCTGGGAGGGGCCACCATCATTTATGAACAAG ATGTGGCTGGATCAGCAGAACTGGCCACGCAGACCGCCCTGGATCTCCTGCTGAACATGAGCACTCAGCGAGAGCTGGCCACGGGCTCGCTGCAG GTGGCAGTGGTGAAGCCAGGTGATTCAGGAGAGGCGCAGGCCCCCTGTGAGCCACATGCACAGGAGGAGGGGGCAGAGactgaggagcagcagcagaagttgGTGACGCTGCACATGGCAGAGCCTGGGGAGACGTTGGTGCAGGAGGCTTATGAGGAAGCGACCTTGGGTGGCTCAGAACTACAGCAGATCACTATCCCCTTTGGCGGGGCGACAGAGTACAGCATCATCACACCCATCAGTGAGGAGATTCAGGCTCCAGGCACGCTGTACAG CAGTGAAGAGGAGAGCCCTGCAGAGACCTCCCATGCAGTTGTGGTGAGTGAAGCTGTGATGACAGAGGAGGCTCTGAAGGAGCATAACAATCACTATATCATGTCGTCCGGCATTCCAGGGAGCCAGTTCCATCACATTGAG CCCCTCAGCGGGGACGCTGCCTTTCCCTCGCCTGTGGAGGGCCAGGAGGCACAGCCTGCCAGCGTCAAGTGGCCCCTGGTGCAGTGTGTCACCAGGCAGCTCCAGAAGGACTCGTCTTTATCCCCAGCCTCCGAGGGACAGGAAATCTCATCCCCAAAGGTCAAGTGGCCTGCGCTCCAAGGCATGGCCAAGAAGCTCTCATGCAAGGTTTCCACAGCCAAGAAGCTCTCGTGCAAGATTTCCACAGCCAAAAAGTTTTCATGCAAGATTTGCACAGCCATGTTCACAGGGAGAGCAGAAATGGAGAGTCACAAGAGAGCCCACATTGGGCCCAGCACCTTCAAGTGTCCTGACTGTCCATTCACTGCAGCCCTCTGGCCGGAGGTTCGG AGCCACATGGTGCAGCATGCCAGCCTTCGGCCACACAAGTGCACCCACTGCAGCTTTGCCTCCAAGAACAAGAAGGACCTGCGCAGGCATATGCTGACACACACCAACGAGAAACCCTTTGCCTGCCAGATCTGTGGGCAGAG GTTCAACCGTAATGGGCACCTCAAGTTCCACATGCAGCGTTTGCACAGCTCGGAGGGGAAAAGGCCAGGGGggcctgcagctgctgcccagcagacCATCATCCTGAACAGTGATGAGGACACACTGGCCACCCTGCAGA CGGCTCTGCAGTCCGGCCAGGCAGTGCTGGCTCCTGAGCGGCTGCAGCAGGCTCTGGGGCAGGAGCACATCATCGTCGCACAGGAGCAGAGCATCACGAGCCAG GAGGAGGCTACTTACATCCAGGAGATCACAACTGCCGACGGACAGACAGTACAGCACTTAGTGACCTCTGACAACCAG GTTCAGTACATCATTGCCCAGGATGGTGTACAGCACTTGCTTCCCCATGAGTATGTTGTTGTCCCGGAAGGACATCACATCCAG GTACAGGATGGTCAGATCACCCACATCCAGTATGAGCAGGGCAGCCAGTTCCTCCAGGAGCCGCAG aTCCAGTACATGCCTGTCTCACCTGAGCAGCAGCTTGTCACCCAGGCACAGCTGGAGGCAGCTGCACACTCGGCAGTCTCAG cagtggCTGATGCTGCGATGGCCCAGGCGCAGGGCGTGTTCACCGCCGAGGCGACGGCTGAGCAgatccagcagctgcagcaggggatCCACTACGATGTCATCACGCTGGCGGACTAG